In Chitinophaga sp. HK235, a single window of DNA contains:
- a CDS encoding lmo0937 family membrane protein, with amino-acid sequence MNNLLYLIAVILIIGWAVGFFVYSAGALIHALLVLAIIAILINIIRGRGV; translated from the coding sequence ATGAACAATCTCTTATATCTGATTGCAGTGATACTCATAATAGGATGGGCAGTGGGGTTCTTTGTATACTCCGCCGGCGCTTTAATACATGCTTTATTAGTACTTGCCATTATTGCCATCCTGATCAATATAATAAGAGGAAGAGGGGTGTGA
- a CDS encoding DUF6377 domain-containing protein, whose protein sequence is MTRILGCLLVLLTLLMNVFGKPPQDSLLKELNRSIEKAPVYDAMKVKGIDSIKHTLANAGADPATRYRIYQQLYEEYKVFNFDSAFVYARLMEKLAGELQDPLRLTYARTRIGFILLSSGMFTETSAFLNSIDVTGMPDSIRTQVYLMKSRFYYDLADYNQDRYYSPAYIHQGSVYMDSALHLMSPSSFEYKYNKGLQFYKMGNPTAARNNYPDLNQPGLNYRQLAVAACTLGYIYLHAHQTDTAIELMYRSAIADIRSSTKETMAMYTLATLLFEKGDIKNASRFIEKAIAEAVFYGARQRKVQVSSILPIIEQERINTAEERTRSLLIYAAIVTLLLIAVIMLAVIVTRQVRKLKTAQEIITAAHLKQQEINSQLLEANKIKEEYVGYCFNITASYISKIEKIKQALEQKLAENKPGELKYLVSNINIRQEREDLFTNFDRVFLKIFPHFVEEFNALFEKGNQVVLKENELLNTDIRIFALIRIGISDNEKIARILEYSVNTIYAYKTKIKKRSLVPNEEFEDRIMAIKAL, encoded by the coding sequence ATGACGCGTATTTTAGGCTGCCTGCTTGTTTTGCTGACTTTGCTGATGAATGTATTTGGAAAACCTCCACAGGATAGCTTGTTGAAGGAGTTGAACCGCAGCATCGAAAAAGCCCCTGTTTATGATGCCATGAAGGTAAAAGGTATAGACAGCATCAAACATACCCTTGCCAACGCAGGTGCTGATCCGGCTACCCGGTACCGTATATACCAACAGCTTTATGAAGAATACAAGGTGTTTAATTTTGACTCCGCCTTCGTGTATGCCCGGCTGATGGAAAAGCTGGCCGGAGAGCTGCAGGACCCGCTGCGGCTTACTTACGCCCGTACCCGCATTGGTTTTATTCTGTTGTCATCGGGTATGTTTACCGAAACTTCCGCTTTTCTCAATAGTATAGACGTTACTGGTATGCCCGATAGTATCCGTACACAGGTTTATCTGATGAAAAGCCGGTTTTACTATGACCTGGCCGATTACAATCAGGACCGGTACTACTCACCCGCCTATATACACCAGGGTAGTGTATATATGGATTCCGCCCTTCACCTGATGTCGCCTTCTTCTTTTGAATATAAATACAATAAGGGGCTGCAGTTTTATAAAATGGGTAACCCCACAGCCGCCCGTAACAACTATCCCGATCTTAATCAGCCCGGGCTCAACTACCGGCAGCTGGCCGTGGCTGCCTGTACACTGGGATATATCTACCTCCATGCCCACCAGACCGATACGGCTATCGAACTGATGTACCGCTCAGCTATCGCTGATATCAGATCCTCTACCAAGGAAACCATGGCCATGTATACCCTGGCCACCCTGTTGTTCGAAAAAGGTGATATCAAAAACGCTTCCCGTTTTATTGAAAAAGCCATCGCAGAAGCAGTATTTTATGGAGCAAGGCAACGAAAAGTACAGGTTAGTAGTATTTTACCCATCATTGAGCAGGAAAGAATAAATACCGCGGAAGAAAGGACCAGATCATTGCTGATCTATGCCGCCATTGTAACCCTGTTGCTGATAGCCGTCATTATGCTGGCAGTTATTGTAACGCGGCAGGTCAGGAAACTGAAAACAGCCCAGGAAATCATCACTGCCGCTCATCTCAAACAACAGGAAATCAATAGTCAGCTGCTCGAAGCCAATAAGATCAAGGAAGAATATGTTGGTTATTGCTTCAATATTACCGCTTCCTACATCAGCAAAATTGAAAAAATCAAACAGGCATTGGAGCAGAAACTGGCCGAAAACAAACCCGGAGAGCTTAAATATCTGGTCAGCAATATTAATATCCGTCAGGAGCGGGAAGACCTCTTTACCAATTTTGACCGGGTATTTCTGAAGATATTCCCCCATTTTGTGGAAGAATTTAATGCCCTGTTTGAAAAAGGCAACCAGGTGGTGCTTAAGGAAAATGAATTACTGAATACCGATATCAGGATCTTCGCCCTCATTCGTATAGGCATCTCTGATAATGAAAAAATTGCCCGCATCCTGGAGTATTCTGTCAACACGATTTACGCTTATAAAACCAAAATCAAAAAACGGTCATTGGTCCCTAATGAGGAGTTCGAAGACCGGATTATGGCAATAAAAGCACTCTGA
- a CDS encoding copper resistance protein NlpE — protein MRYFLIITGLVLFACRQPHHAAKTPGNTASTRLPPQSTWINYTGTLPCADCNGILTTLSLEEQGPGGGQFFKLKEVYQGVKGKDQTFNSDGIYVILPSPSDNPDAVIIQLNPDKDQNLQRFYKKVGENELQQLDKDKQPIQSTLNYSLKKTG, from the coding sequence ATGAGATACTTCCTTATAATAACCGGGCTTGTACTGTTTGCATGCCGGCAACCCCACCACGCGGCCAAAACACCTGGAAACACCGCCAGCACCCGCTTGCCCCCGCAATCTACCTGGATCAACTACACCGGCACCTTACCCTGTGCAGACTGCAACGGTATCCTCACCACCCTGAGCCTTGAAGAACAAGGCCCTGGCGGTGGTCAGTTTTTTAAACTGAAAGAAGTTTACCAGGGAGTAAAAGGAAAAGACCAGACCTTTAACAGCGATGGCATTTATGTGATATTACCCAGCCCATCCGACAATCCGGATGCTGTCATTATCCAGCTCAACCCCGATAAGGACCAGAATCTGCAACGCTTTTACAAGAAAGTAGGAGAGAACGAGCTCCAGCAACTCGACAAGGACAAACAACCTATTCAAAGCACGCTAAACTATAGTCTGAAGAAAACTGGTTAA
- a CDS encoding esterase-like activity of phytase family protein, protein MKKIRFFLLAIAAAAITSCASTRKATTATANNFGRLRLIGQQIIPHNMPFKGTVIGGLSGIDYDVSGQQYYMICDDRSELAPARFYTAKLYFTAQSFDSIRFTNVTNLLQKDGSTYPGAKVNPALTPDPEALRYNAKKGCLVWSSEGERIVNTKDTILTNPGVYEISPDGHYLDSFALPPAFRMQATDNGPRRNGAFEGLGFTPDYRYTFVSLEEPRYEDGPRADVGDTTAITRIIKFDNNTRQPVAQYAYRLEPVAHPAIPANAFKVNGISDIMVLSEHQLLSIERSFSSGVKDCTVKVFIVNIDQATDVSRINSLKTATGVKPVTKSLLFDFATLGKYIDNIEGVTFGPVLPNGHKSLVFVADNNFSAAEESQFFVFELVP, encoded by the coding sequence ATGAAAAAAATCCGTTTTTTCCTGCTGGCGATTGCTGCAGCAGCTATCACCAGTTGTGCCAGCACCCGCAAAGCAACGACCGCTACCGCCAACAATTTCGGCCGTCTCCGCCTCATCGGCCAACAGATCATTCCACATAATATGCCCTTCAAAGGCACCGTCATCGGCGGCCTGTCCGGTATAGACTACGATGTCTCCGGACAACAGTATTACATGATCTGCGACGACCGCTCTGAACTGGCGCCTGCACGCTTCTATACCGCCAAACTGTATTTCACGGCACAGTCATTCGATAGCATTCGTTTTACCAACGTGACCAACCTCCTTCAAAAAGATGGCAGCACCTATCCGGGCGCAAAAGTAAATCCGGCTCTCACACCCGATCCGGAGGCACTGCGCTACAATGCTAAAAAAGGCTGCCTTGTATGGAGCAGTGAAGGAGAACGTATCGTTAATACCAAAGACACCATCCTCACCAATCCCGGTGTCTATGAAATCTCACCCGATGGCCATTATCTTGATTCTTTCGCACTGCCGCCCGCTTTCCGGATGCAGGCCACAGACAATGGTCCCCGCCGCAACGGAGCTTTCGAAGGCCTCGGCTTCACACCCGACTATCGTTATACCTTCGTAAGCCTGGAAGAACCCCGCTATGAAGACGGCCCCAGAGCTGATGTAGGAGATACCACCGCTATTACCCGTATCATAAAATTTGACAACAACACCCGCCAACCTGTAGCCCAATATGCTTACCGGCTGGAGCCAGTAGCCCATCCCGCTATCCCCGCCAACGCCTTTAAAGTGAACGGCATTTCCGATATCATGGTATTGTCTGAACATCAGCTGTTGTCAATAGAAAGGTCCTTCTCCTCCGGCGTAAAAGACTGTACGGTTAAAGTGTTCATCGTCAACATAGACCAGGCAACAGATGTCAGCCGGATCAATTCCCTGAAAACAGCCACCGGAGTAAAGCCTGTTACCAAATCCTTACTTTTTGATTTTGCCACACTGGGGAAATATATTGATAATATTGAAGGGGTAACTTTCGGCCCCGTACTGCCCAATGGCCATAAAAGCCTGGTATTTGTGGCAGACAACAACTTTTCCGCAGCAGAAGAAAGTCAGTTTTTTGTGTTTGAGCTGGTGCCCTGA
- a CDS encoding PA2169 family four-helix-bundle protein, protein MQQQEPLEEILSDLVKINNDRIEGYQQAIAATDDADLKALFQRMIDDSVRYADELNAELLALGAEKCTSTTPCGKLYRAWTELKTIFTGQDRHAILSFCEYGEDAAQRAYSSAFKTETSMPYRIRELIADQQKLLQNDHDIINAYRNVQKIVY, encoded by the coding sequence ATGCAACAGCAGGAACCGCTAGAAGAAATACTAAGCGACCTCGTCAAGATTAATAACGACCGGATAGAAGGATACCAGCAGGCTATTGCAGCAACGGATGATGCAGACTTGAAAGCCTTATTTCAGCGTATGATTGATGACAGTGTTCGTTATGCTGACGAGCTCAATGCAGAACTGCTGGCCCTAGGTGCTGAGAAATGTACAAGTACTACACCTTGTGGTAAGTTATACCGTGCGTGGACGGAGCTTAAAACAATTTTTACCGGACAAGACCGCCATGCTATTCTTTCTTTTTGTGAATATGGTGAAGATGCAGCTCAACGGGCCTATAGCAGTGCTTTCAAAACAGAAACGTCTATGCCCTACCGGATACGGGAGCTGATAGCAGACCAGCAGAAACTCCTGCAAAATGACCATGATATCATCAATGCCTACAGAAACGTACAAAAGATAGTATATTAA